Proteins from a genomic interval of Symmachiella macrocystis:
- a CDS encoding sulfatase, protein MKSIATLLISALSVVAACGDRSVAAEPVERPNIVLLLVDDLGWADIGCYGADLHETPHIDRLATEGLRFSDAYAAAAICSPTRAAIMTGKYPARIPMTIWHERAAAGPEQGRKLLPPKSLANLPHDEITLAEVLQQRGYLTAHIGKWHLGTAGYYPETQGFDFNIGGTFWGAPATFFHPFAGAWSDGEPRYVPGLGPGKSEDYLTDRLTDAAVQVIEEAGERPFFLNMCYHTVHSPIEGKAEIVERYRKKLKPGLLHKNPDYAAMVQSLDESVGRILETLTRQGIADRTVVVFTSDNGGVVNPVRGQIPTTNAPLRSGKGAMYEGGLRVPLIVDWPGVTDAGAVCNQPVSSEDLYPTILEIAGADDRSQWNAVVDGMDLVPLLKDPSAELSRDALYWHFPHYYPTTTPASAIRAGDWKLIEFFEGDRVELYNLSDDLGEQHDLAKSNPQRATSMLKQLRAWRKSVGAGIPTVNPDVSAGGR, encoded by the coding sequence ATGAAAAGTATTGCTACTTTGTTAATCAGCGCATTGTCCGTTGTAGCTGCGTGTGGAGATCGGTCGGTCGCGGCTGAACCGGTGGAGCGGCCGAACATCGTGTTGTTGCTGGTCGATGATTTGGGCTGGGCCGACATTGGGTGTTATGGGGCGGACCTGCATGAAACGCCGCACATTGACCGGCTAGCGACCGAGGGTTTGCGATTTTCCGACGCCTATGCAGCGGCTGCGATTTGTTCGCCGACGCGGGCGGCGATCATGACGGGGAAATACCCCGCGCGGATCCCCATGACCATTTGGCACGAACGGGCAGCAGCCGGCCCAGAACAGGGACGCAAACTGTTGCCGCCGAAATCATTAGCGAATCTGCCGCATGATGAAATCACATTGGCCGAGGTATTGCAGCAACGAGGTTATCTGACGGCGCACATTGGCAAATGGCATTTGGGGACCGCCGGATATTATCCCGAGACACAGGGGTTCGACTTCAACATTGGGGGGACGTTTTGGGGCGCACCGGCGACGTTTTTCCATCCGTTTGCTGGGGCATGGTCGGACGGCGAACCGAGGTACGTACCAGGACTCGGGCCGGGCAAATCAGAGGATTATTTGACCGATCGACTGACCGACGCGGCCGTCCAAGTGATTGAGGAAGCGGGGGAGCGCCCCTTCTTTTTAAACATGTGTTATCACACCGTGCATAGCCCGATTGAAGGGAAGGCGGAGATTGTGGAGCGGTACCGCAAGAAACTGAAGCCGGGGTTGCTGCACAAAAATCCCGACTATGCGGCGATGGTGCAGAGCTTGGATGAAAGTGTGGGCCGTATATTAGAAACGCTGACTCGACAAGGGATCGCCGACCGGACCGTGGTGGTTTTTACGTCGGATAACGGGGGCGTCGTGAATCCGGTGCGCGGGCAAATTCCGACGACCAATGCGCCACTGCGATCAGGCAAGGGGGCGATGTATGAAGGGGGCCTTCGCGTGCCGTTGATCGTCGATTGGCCGGGTGTGACTGATGCGGGAGCGGTTTGCAATCAACCGGTTTCTTCAGAGGATTTGTATCCCACAATTCTGGAGATTGCCGGGGCTGATGACCGGTCGCAGTGGAACGCTGTTGTCGATGGCATGGATCTAGTGCCGTTGCTGAAAGACCCTTCTGCGGAGCTTTCCCGCGATGCGCTGTATTGGCATTTTCCGCATTATTACCCAACGACCACACCGGCCAGCGCCATTCGGGCGGGGGATTGGAAGTTGATTGAGTTCTTCGAAGGGGACCGCGTGGAACTCTATAATCTATCTGACGATCTGGGGGAGCAACACGATTTGGCCAAGTCGAATCCGCAACGCGCCACTTCGATGCTCAAGCAGTTGCGAGCGTGGCGGAAGAGCGTCGGTGCGGGGATTCCCACTGTCAATCCGGACGTTAGCGCGGGGGGCCGATGA
- the solA gene encoding N-methyl-L-tryptophan oxidase: protein MSATFDFIVLGAGGFGSSAIYHLSKRGARVLGLERFGVAHDRGSSHGETRVIRKAYFEHSDYVPLLLRAYELWRELEAECGEDLYHEVGLVIGGMQDSDVVTGAKIAVAKHALTIESLTAAEGRKRFPTYNFPEEFSVVYEPEAGYLDVEACVRAHLDAAVKYGADLHVNETVIDWRIEGPGVRVRTDRGEYAAGGLIISAGAWSRPLLADLNVPLEVLRKVLLWYETPAQKFDVAAGNPCFFFETAGGEFYGFPRINGRVKLAEHTGGETVADPLLVDRSLRKADTVGPGEFIAKFMPDLPTRAAQHVVCMYTKTPDSHFIVDRHPEHDNVVIGAGFSGHGFKFTSSIGEVLADLVDQKRAALPIEFLSLGREALRA from the coding sequence ATGTCGGCAACATTTGACTTCATCGTTCTGGGCGCCGGAGGATTCGGCAGCAGCGCGATCTATCATTTGTCAAAGCGCGGCGCGCGGGTGTTGGGACTGGAGCGGTTCGGCGTGGCCCATGACCGGGGGAGTTCGCATGGGGAAACCCGGGTGATCCGCAAGGCGTATTTCGAGCACTCCGATTACGTACCGTTGTTATTACGGGCTTACGAATTGTGGAGGGAACTTGAGGCGGAGTGCGGCGAGGACTTGTATCACGAAGTCGGCTTGGTCATTGGCGGAATGCAAGATTCCGATGTGGTGACCGGGGCGAAAATCGCGGTGGCAAAGCATGCATTGACAATTGAATCGCTCACCGCCGCCGAAGGGAGGAAACGCTTTCCAACCTATAATTTCCCCGAGGAGTTTTCCGTCGTGTATGAACCGGAAGCGGGGTATTTGGACGTGGAGGCCTGCGTTCGCGCCCATTTGGATGCAGCGGTGAAATACGGTGCCGACTTGCATGTCAACGAAACAGTTATCGATTGGCGGATTGAGGGACCGGGTGTGCGTGTGCGGACTGACCGGGGAGAATACGCGGCGGGTGGTTTGATTATTTCAGCAGGTGCGTGGAGTCGGCCCTTACTGGCGGATTTGAATGTGCCGCTCGAAGTGTTGCGAAAAGTGTTGCTGTGGTACGAAACGCCGGCCCAGAAATTCGATGTGGCTGCGGGCAACCCCTGCTTTTTCTTTGAAACGGCGGGTGGGGAGTTTTATGGATTTCCGCGGATCAACGGGCGGGTCAAATTGGCGGAGCATACCGGTGGGGAGACCGTCGCGGATCCGTTGCTGGTTGATCGTTCGTTGCGGAAAGCGGACACCGTGGGGCCTGGCGAATTCATTGCTAAATTCATGCCCGATCTTCCCACGCGCGCGGCGCAGCACGTGGTTTGCATGTATACCAAAACGCCCGACAGCCATTTCATCGTCGACCGGCATCCGGAGCACGACAACGTGGTGATCGGCGCGGGTTTTTCGGGGCATGGCTTTAAGTTTACCTCGTCGATCGGCGAAGTGCTGGCCGACTTAGTCGATCAAAAGCGAGCGGCGCTGCCGATTGAATTTCTGTCATTAGGACGTGAGGCATTGCGAGCGTAG
- a CDS encoding outer membrane protein assembly factor BamB family protein — protein sequence MPILANLTLVATLFMAAPTNLTAGDWPMFRYDAGRTASSPHELPTDLQLQWAREYSPRITVWDDPLNQDLMKYDRVFEPIILGDTLYIGFNDSDKVVALDTKTGEEKWRVYVDGPVRFPPAAEDGKVYFVSDDGFLYCVSAETGEEIWKFRGGPSDRRILGNERLISTWPARGAPVLRDGSVYFAASIWPFMGTFIYALDAETGQIQWVNDGTGADYLQQPHNYPAFAGVAPQGCLVATKDKLIIPGGRSIPAVFDRETGRFEYFHLAKYGKSGGSWAFANDDIFFGHERDDEYSRFDIKTGNSLGRSKGKQPVVSDDGYYYCGDSIIKRPLDAPGNAAWELEADANNDMIRAGDRLYAAGKNGITIIQLPQNGEPQKIVGRIPVEGDVKRLIAADDRLFAVTLDGKLMAFGADEVAQPVVITDKPTKNELDEQTEKFVEETLHATDDRNGYAVMYGVQDNDALEALARQTDFNIIGVSPDAEIVEKLRRRLDDAGLYGSRIALHVGEVDSFDLPPYFSSFTFGIHVDDPETLKTVFETLRPYGGRALFVGEFDANKKLIEQAGLEGVLHGRMGDISIVTRKGALPGAGDWTHQYGNIRNTIKSDDKLVKLPLGILWFGGSSNMDVLPRHGHGPPEQIIGGRLYIQGMDSLSARDVYTGRVIWKTLLKNLGTYGTFFDQTYKNTPLSTEYNQVHIPGSNARGTNFIATEDKVYIIEGKFIRVLDARDGSTVTSIPLPKNAEGESPESWGYLGVAGDALIAGAGFADFSKKLNMPHDESDKRRSKWRFTDYDKSASAALVVMDRQTGKIRWRAKAQHGFLHNAITAMDGVLYCLDKLPPNLEEKLRRRGQAKPETYKLTAYDLQTGEPLWQTNENVFGTWLSCSQEHGLMLQSTRPSNDTVRTEDGSRMIAYKAKSGEVVWDKPLKYSTPPILHGDDIIAGGKMYSLLTGDVRYRTDPITGQKAEWTFVSTKGCNYPIASENLITFRSSAAAFFDLTGDGGTGHFGGFKSGCTSNLIAAGGLLNAPDYTRTCRCSFQNQTSLAMVHMPGLEIWTHNDFAYDGNRVKQVGINFGAPGDRRADNGTLWMEFPSVGGPSPNIDVSVNGDIDYFRHHASRIDGEQPWVAASGVTGAQDIVIHLTPKQNDQAGLHVPVKQDSDDAEEASNGDVSLGSSDLELVEDSSSQTVGIRFQDVPIPRGTKIKSAYIQFKVDEPSSAEADMTITAEATANAAEFTKEVDNLSSRKRTKAEVNWKPKPWLKEGDTGLDQRTADLTALLQEIVDGPDWKPGNAVAFLIEGSGSHVAKARDRDKEGAPQLVLDIGDSAPKKAEVAIRPYTVRLFFTEPNSSLQPGQRQFDVTLQDTTVLKDFDITAAAEGPQRAVIREFHGIPIEETLTIGLGTTGPNKAVLSGVEVIAED from the coding sequence ATGCCAATCCTCGCCAACCTGACACTCGTCGCGACCTTGTTCATGGCCGCGCCCACGAACCTAACCGCCGGCGATTGGCCGATGTTTCGTTACGACGCCGGCCGCACCGCCTCGTCGCCACACGAACTGCCCACCGACCTGCAGTTGCAATGGGCCCGAGAGTACTCGCCTCGCATTACAGTGTGGGATGATCCGCTCAACCAAGACCTCATGAAATACGATCGTGTGTTTGAACCAATCATTCTGGGCGACACACTCTATATCGGCTTCAACGACAGCGACAAAGTCGTCGCGCTCGACACCAAAACCGGCGAGGAAAAATGGCGAGTCTATGTCGACGGCCCGGTGCGATTTCCTCCAGCAGCGGAAGATGGCAAAGTCTATTTTGTCAGTGACGATGGATTTTTGTATTGCGTAAGTGCCGAGACCGGCGAAGAAATCTGGAAATTCCGCGGCGGCCCCTCCGATCGCCGCATCCTGGGCAATGAACGATTGATCTCCACGTGGCCCGCACGCGGCGCACCGGTACTCCGCGATGGGTCGGTCTATTTCGCCGCCAGCATTTGGCCCTTCATGGGAACATTCATCTACGCCCTCGATGCCGAAACCGGCCAGATCCAATGGGTCAATGACGGCACCGGCGCGGACTACCTACAACAACCACACAACTATCCCGCGTTCGCCGGCGTCGCTCCCCAAGGCTGCTTGGTAGCCACCAAGGACAAGTTGATCATCCCCGGCGGGCGCTCGATCCCCGCTGTGTTCGACCGAGAGACCGGCCGTTTTGAATACTTCCATCTTGCCAAGTACGGCAAGTCGGGAGGGTCTTGGGCATTTGCCAACGACGATATCTTTTTTGGTCACGAACGCGATGACGAATACTCCCGCTTCGACATCAAAACCGGGAACTCCCTGGGACGCAGCAAAGGCAAACAGCCCGTTGTTTCCGACGATGGCTATTATTATTGCGGCGACTCCATCATCAAACGCCCGCTCGATGCTCCCGGCAATGCCGCCTGGGAACTCGAAGCGGATGCAAACAACGACATGATCCGCGCCGGTGATCGGCTGTACGCCGCCGGCAAAAATGGCATCACCATTATTCAACTCCCCCAAAACGGCGAGCCTCAAAAAATCGTCGGCCGCATTCCGGTCGAGGGCGATGTCAAACGATTAATCGCCGCCGACGACCGTCTATTCGCAGTGACGCTCGACGGCAAGCTCATGGCATTCGGCGCCGACGAAGTCGCCCAGCCGGTGGTGATTACTGATAAGCCCACTAAGAACGAACTGGACGAGCAAACCGAAAAATTCGTCGAAGAGACCCTGCATGCCACCGACGATCGCAATGGGTATGCCGTCATGTACGGTGTGCAAGATAACGATGCACTCGAAGCACTCGCGCGGCAGACAGACTTTAACATTATCGGTGTCAGCCCCGATGCGGAAATTGTCGAAAAACTACGACGACGATTGGATGATGCCGGACTGTACGGTAGCCGTATCGCCTTGCACGTCGGCGAGGTCGACAGCTTCGATCTGCCCCCTTATTTCTCGTCGTTCACCTTCGGTATTCATGTTGACGATCCGGAGACGCTGAAGACGGTTTTTGAGACCCTGCGTCCCTACGGGGGCCGAGCATTGTTCGTGGGTGAATTCGATGCGAACAAAAAATTGATCGAGCAGGCCGGACTAGAAGGCGTACTCCATGGACGGATGGGAGACATCAGCATCGTCACCCGAAAAGGTGCACTCCCCGGTGCGGGCGACTGGACACACCAATACGGCAATATCCGCAACACGATCAAATCCGACGACAAGCTCGTCAAACTGCCTTTGGGGATTTTGTGGTTCGGCGGTAGTTCCAACATGGACGTCCTCCCCCGTCACGGACACGGTCCCCCGGAACAAATCATCGGTGGACGGCTATACATCCAAGGCATGGACAGCTTAAGCGCCCGTGACGTCTACACCGGCCGCGTGATCTGGAAAACGCTGCTTAAAAACCTCGGAACCTACGGTACGTTTTTCGACCAGACCTACAAAAACACACCGCTGAGCACCGAATACAATCAAGTCCACATTCCCGGCTCCAATGCGCGGGGCACAAACTTTATCGCCACCGAGGATAAGGTCTACATCATCGAAGGGAAGTTCATCCGTGTATTGGATGCCCGCGATGGATCGACTGTGACCTCCATTCCGCTCCCCAAAAATGCTGAGGGCGAGTCGCCGGAAAGTTGGGGGTATTTGGGAGTCGCCGGAGATGCACTCATCGCCGGAGCCGGATTTGCCGACTTCTCTAAAAAGCTCAACATGCCGCACGATGAAAGCGACAAACGTCGTAGCAAGTGGCGTTTCACCGATTACGACAAATCGGCCAGCGCCGCTCTGGTGGTCATGGATCGGCAAACCGGAAAAATCCGCTGGCGAGCCAAGGCCCAACACGGATTTCTACACAACGCCATCACAGCCATGGACGGTGTTTTGTACTGCTTGGACAAATTGCCGCCCAACTTGGAAGAGAAACTCCGGCGCCGGGGACAAGCCAAGCCCGAAACCTACAAATTGACCGCCTACGACCTGCAAACGGGCGAACCGCTTTGGCAAACCAATGAAAATGTCTTCGGCACTTGGCTGAGCTGCTCCCAAGAGCACGGTCTCATGTTGCAATCGACCCGCCCCTCGAATGATACGGTTCGTACCGAAGATGGATCGAGAATGATCGCTTATAAGGCGAAATCCGGTGAGGTCGTCTGGGACAAGCCGCTGAAATATTCCACTCCGCCCATTCTGCATGGCGATGACATCATTGCCGGCGGAAAAATGTACAGCCTACTCACCGGCGATGTCAGGTATCGCACCGATCCAATCACCGGTCAAAAAGCGGAATGGACATTCGTTTCGACCAAAGGGTGCAACTACCCCATCGCCAGCGAGAATCTAATTACGTTCCGTTCGTCGGCCGCTGCGTTTTTTGATCTCACCGGCGATGGCGGGACGGGACACTTCGGTGGATTCAAATCGGGCTGTACGTCCAACTTGATCGCCGCCGGTGGTTTGCTCAACGCCCCCGATTACACCCGCACCTGCCGTTGTTCCTTCCAAAACCAAACATCGCTGGCCATGGTGCACATGCCGGGACTAGAAATCTGGACGCACAACGACTTCGCCTATGATGGCAACCGTGTCAAACAGGTCGGCATTAATTTCGGCGCGCCGGGCGATCGTCGCGCGGATAACGGCACGCTGTGGATGGAGTTCCCCAGTGTGGGCGGCCCCTCCCCAAATATCGATGTCAGCGTCAACGGAGACATCGATTACTTTCGGCACCACGCATCGCGAATCGACGGTGAACAACCATGGGTCGCCGCTTCGGGAGTCACCGGCGCCCAGGACATCGTGATTCACCTCACACCAAAACAGAATGATCAAGCTGGCCTGCATGTTCCCGTCAAACAGGACAGCGACGATGCGGAAGAAGCTTCGAACGGCGACGTCTCGCTGGGAAGCAGTGACTTGGAATTGGTCGAAGATAGCAGCAGCCAAACGGTCGGGATTCGTTTTCAGGACGTCCCGATCCCTCGCGGCACCAAAATTAAGTCCGCCTACATTCAGTTCAAAGTCGATGAGCCTTCCAGCGCCGAAGCGGATATGACCATCACCGCCGAAGCCACAGCCAACGCCGCGGAATTTACAAAGGAAGTAGACAACCTCTCCTCCCGCAAGCGGACGAAGGCCGAAGTCAATTGGAAACCCAAACCGTGGCTCAAAGAGGGAGACACCGGCCTCGATCAACGCACCGCCGATTTGACAGCCCTGCTGCAGGAAATCGTCGACGGTCCCGATTGGAAACCGGGCAACGCCGTTGCATTTCTCATCGAAGGCTCGGGCAGCCACGTCGCCAAGGCCCGCGACCGCGACAAAGAGGGAGCCCCGCAGTTGGTATTAGACATAGGGGACAGTGCTCCCAAGAAGGCGGAAGTCGCAATCCGGCCCTACACGGTACGGCTCTTCTTCACCGAGCCTAATTCCTCTTTGCAACCAGGCCAACGGCAGTTCGATGTCACATTACAAGACACAACCGTGCTTAAAGACTTCGACATCACCGCCGCCGCTGAGGGCCCCCAACGTGCGGTGATACGTGAGTTCCACGGCATCCCCATCGAAGAAACCCTCACCATCGGTTTAGGGACCACCGGCCCGAACAAGGCCGTCCTATCCGGCGTCGAGGTAATCGCTGAGGATTAA
- a CDS encoding methyltransferase domain-containing protein, which produces MEKDRNWQKYFSDQLSGRGLEIGALHQPMLTHDRMQVDYIDRLTTADLRLQYPELNNLPLVEPNLIGDGETLANVENDSYDFLVASHVIEHMKNPLGSLAQWCRVVKPGGRVYLAVPDKRATFDVKRERTSLAHLILDYQRPSAERDYEHYLDYANLVNHTSGDEAIVEADRLWEIDYSIHFHVFIPEDVTELVNWFSAHVSPVKILKGPVRNSGSHEFHFLLQVD; this is translated from the coding sequence ATGGAGAAAGATAGGAACTGGCAGAAGTATTTCTCCGACCAACTTTCCGGCAGGGGGTTGGAGATCGGGGCTCTGCACCAACCGATGCTGACCCATGACCGGATGCAGGTCGACTATATCGATCGTTTGACCACAGCGGACTTGCGGCTACAGTACCCCGAACTCAACAATTTGCCGTTGGTTGAACCGAACCTCATTGGTGATGGGGAAACGTTGGCGAACGTGGAGAATGACAGCTACGATTTTCTGGTTGCATCGCATGTCATCGAACACATGAAAAACCCGCTGGGCTCATTGGCGCAATGGTGCCGCGTGGTCAAGCCAGGAGGGAGAGTCTATCTCGCAGTTCCGGATAAGCGGGCGACCTTTGATGTGAAACGTGAGCGGACCTCGCTTGCGCATCTGATCTTGGATTACCAGCGTCCCTCAGCTGAGCGTGACTATGAACACTACCTCGATTATGCAAATCTGGTGAACCATACCAGCGGCGACGAAGCGATTGTAGAGGCCGACCGACTTTGGGAAATCGACTATAGCATTCATTTTCACGTCTTCATTCCTGAGGACGTCACGGAACTCGTGAATTGGTTTTCCGCTCACGTCTCGCCGGTCAAAATTCTGAAAGGGCCGGTCAGGAATTCGGGCAGCCATGAATTCCACTTCTTGCTGCAAGTGGATTGA
- the pepT gene encoding peptidase T: MTTLLDRFLRYVRIDTQADETSDTSPSTSKQLTLSRLLAEECEAIGLADVSCDKFGNVMATIPATVDHDAPVIVWVAHVDTSPEFTAENVKPIVHENYSGGDIVLPGDSTQVIRVDDNPVLRELIGSTIITTDGTTLLGADDKAGVAVIMTAAAWLICDNTLPRGPVRVCFTCDEEIGRGTENLDLKKLGGVCGYTLDGEGRGMIDNETFSADQAVITVTGVNTHPSKGKGVMVNAIRILSRYIAAMPTDWLSPETTDDRNGFLHPYVFEGGVAQSTARIILRDFDTAKLAEYAELLEEIAEPLREEFPEAKIDVAISQQYRNMADGLKTEPRAVAKAVEAMQAVGIDPLLSIIRGGTDGSLLTEQGLPTPNLSTGQHNPHSPREWASLDEMQTAADVLIKLAEAWSTERV, translated from the coding sequence GTGACCACGCTACTCGACCGGTTTTTGCGCTATGTACGGATTGATACGCAAGCCGATGAAACCAGCGACACTTCACCTAGCACGAGCAAACAACTGACATTATCGCGGCTACTGGCCGAGGAATGTGAGGCGATCGGGCTAGCGGATGTCTCCTGCGACAAGTTCGGCAACGTGATGGCCACGATTCCCGCGACGGTGGATCACGACGCCCCGGTGATCGTCTGGGTGGCACATGTCGACACGTCGCCCGAATTCACAGCCGAGAACGTCAAGCCGATCGTGCATGAGAATTACTCCGGCGGCGACATCGTATTGCCGGGCGATTCGACGCAAGTGATTCGCGTGGATGACAATCCCGTTTTGCGGGAGTTGATCGGTTCGACGATTATCACCACCGACGGAACAACGTTGTTGGGGGCGGATGACAAAGCTGGGGTGGCGGTGATCATGACCGCGGCGGCGTGGCTGATTTGCGATAATACCTTGCCGCGTGGGCCGGTGCGGGTTTGTTTTACCTGCGACGAAGAGATCGGGCGGGGGACGGAGAACCTGGATCTGAAAAAACTGGGCGGCGTCTGCGGTTATACGCTCGACGGTGAAGGGCGGGGAATGATCGACAACGAGACCTTCTCGGCCGATCAAGCGGTGATCACCGTGACGGGCGTGAACACGCATCCATCAAAGGGCAAAGGGGTGATGGTCAATGCGATTCGGATTTTAAGCCGCTATATCGCCGCAATGCCGACCGATTGGCTGAGTCCGGAAACGACTGACGACCGCAATGGGTTTTTGCATCCGTATGTCTTCGAAGGGGGCGTAGCGCAGTCGACGGCACGGATTATTCTACGGGATTTCGATACGGCGAAATTGGCGGAGTATGCGGAACTGTTGGAGGAAATTGCCGAGCCGCTTCGGGAAGAATTTCCAGAGGCCAAGATCGACGTGGCGATTTCGCAGCAGTATCGCAATATGGCCGACGGTTTGAAAACCGAGCCGCGGGCGGTCGCCAAAGCGGTCGAAGCGATGCAAGCGGTGGGGATCGATCCGCTACTGAGCATCATTCGCGGCGGGACAGACGGCTCGCTTTTAACAGAACAAGGCCTGCCAACACCGAACCTTTCCACCGGCCAACACAACCCACACTCGCCACGAGAATGGGCGAGTCTGGATGAGATGCAAACGGCAGCGGATGTGTTGATTAAGCTGGCTGAAGCGTGGAGCACGGAGCGGGTTTGA